From the genome of Thiovibrio frasassiensis:
GACGGCAGAATCGTTCGGTTGGAGATTGCCACGGATATTAGCCATCGCAAGGAATCGGAAGAAAAAATCCAGGAGCAGAACCGGTTCCTGCAAAGCGTGATCGAATCACTCCCCTATCCGTTTTATGTGATCGATGTCGATTCCTATGAGGTTGAGCTGTCAAATACCATCGCCGCGCATGCGGGCATCACAACAGGGAAAAAATGTTTCACTGCCACCCACAACAGTGATACCCCCTGCAATTCCGAAGAGCACGAGTGCCCGCTCAATCTTGTCAGAACAAAAAGAGAACCGGTGATTGTCGAGCATATTCATACCGATGCAAAGGGCAAGGCAGAGCATGTTGAAGTGCATGGCTACCCTATCGCGGATCAAAACGGCGCCATCACCAAGATGATCGAATACCAGATAGACATCACCGAGCGGAAAAAAGCAGAAGAGATGCTCCAGCAGATATCGGTCACCGATGAGATGACCGGCCTGTATAACCGGCGCGGCTTCCTGATGCTGGCCGAAAAACAGATCCAGATCGCCGATCGAACTCCGGGGGAAATATATGTCCTCTATGCCGATTGCGACCACCTGAAAGCAATAAACGACACCCTCGGGCACAGGGCAGGAGATACATTTATCAAGGAGACCGCCGATCTGCTGAAAGAAACCTTTCGCAAATCCGATATCATAGGACGCCTGGGCGGTGATGAATTTGTCGTGCTTCTCTTGGACGAAGCGGGAAAAGAAAGTAATGCCACCCTGAAGGCCCGCATGGCCGCGGCTATCACTGCCAGAAAGCAGCAGCCCGACCGGAACTACCCCTTCGCCCTCAGCTACGGCATAACCCGCTACAACAAGGAAAACCCCTGCTCCATGGAAAAACTTCTTACCCGGGCGGATCGTCTCATGTACGAAAACAAAAGGGGGGTGGCTTAAGCTTTCTTCTCCCACAGAGGCAAGAAGGGCGGTTGCCCTTAAGGGAAGGGTCATTCGTCTTCTACTGATATAGATCGTTGTCCCCCTAGAAGAAAAAGATGCACGCCAGCATGCGAGTCAATATCCCCGTCCTGCAAAGATTTCCACTGACCGCACGAGTTCTTCTCGCGCTCATCCTCTCCTTCCTCTTTTGCCCCGCCCCCTCCATGGCAGGTGAAAAAAATCTCCTGGATGTCTGGACCGAGATCACCCCCCCGCCGCCGGTACCAATCCAGCCGGTACACCTCGCCCCGGAAAGCAGCGCCTTGCTGATTCTCGACATCGAAGAATGGACCTGCAACAGTGAGCGTCGGCCCCGCTGCCCGGATTCGGTGGCGCGGATCAAGGGTTTTCTTGATCAGGCAAGGAGCAAGGGCATGAAAGTGGTCTACAGCCTTACCACCAAGGGAACCCCGCAGACCATCCTGCCCGGGGTGCTGCCGCTGGGCGATACGCCCATCGTCCAATCCGGCGTGGACAAATTCCACAATACGGAACTGGAAAAGATTCTCCGCGACCAAGCGATCAAAACCGTGGTCATCGTCGGCACTGCCG
Proteins encoded in this window:
- a CDS encoding sensor domain-containing diguanylate cyclase; protein product: MKQISPSRLFLLLTLVIGLTELAIMTFLDKFSFSPFSSGLLDTFFLLLILAPFLYLFVYKPFQQNIRQLTQTNEKMESSHNRLLSVLDGIDAIVYVADMQTYEVLFINDYMKKIFGDITGQICWQSIQTGQDGPCPFCSNDKLVDTNGIPLEGYSWEFQNTVNGHWYHIYDRAIRWIDGRIVRLEIATDISHRKESEEKIQEQNRFLQSVIESLPYPFYVIDVDSYEVELSNTIAAHAGITTGKKCFTATHNSDTPCNSEEHECPLNLVRTKREPVIVEHIHTDAKGKAEHVEVHGYPIADQNGAITKMIEYQIDITERKKAEEMLQQISVTDEMTGLYNRRGFLMLAEKQIQIADRTPGEIYVLYADCDHLKAINDTLGHRAGDTFIKETADLLKETFRKSDIIGRLGGDEFVVLLLDEAGKESNATLKARMAAAITARKQQPDRNYPFALSYGITRYNKENPCSMEKLLTRADRLMYENKRGVA
- a CDS encoding isochorismatase family protein, with amino-acid sequence MHASMRVNIPVLQRFPLTARVLLALILSFLFCPAPSMAGEKNLLDVWTEITPPPPVPIQPVHLAPESSALLILDIEEWTCNSERRPRCPDSVARIKGFLDQARSKGMKVVYSLTTKGTPQTILPGVLPLGDTPIVQSGVDKFHNTELEKILRDQAIKTVVIVGTAAEGAVLHTATGAALRGLQVVVPLDGMTSATLYAEQYTAWHLLNAPGTKGKATLTLFQLIDF